A stretch of Clostridia bacterium DNA encodes these proteins:
- a CDS encoding helix-turn-helix transcriptional regulator — MEKLGLSIGDVANKCGVSESYINELIHNPKQLPGVGTLYKLADILDVTPDYLGGFTHDPQSISPDTPKPKELKEFLETQSVMYDGIPLTDEDKEKIDMVLQALFLDAKKRNKRK; from the coding sequence ATCGAAAAATTAGGATTATCAATAGGAGATGTAGCAAACAAATGTGGAGTAAGCGAATCATACATTAACGAACTTATTCATAACCCAAAACAATTACCCGGAGTAGGTACACTCTATAAACTCGCTGATATATTAGATGTAACACCTGACTATCTTGGTGGCTTTACCCATGATCCACAAAGTATTTCCCCAGACACCCCGAAACCAAAAGAGTTAAAAGAGTTTTTAGAAACACAATCGGTAATGTATGACGGCATCCCACTAACAGACGAAGATAAAGAAAAAATAGATATGGTATTGCAAGCGTTATTTTTAGATGCTAAAAAAAGAAATAAGAGAAAATGA
- a CDS encoding helix-turn-helix transcriptional regulator, with translation MRKNLRLIEARKRKGLTQEQLARQLNKRKTTISNWENGYCNPTLSDAFKIAELLDADVNDLFFDEKSPRNSYMNPQS, from the coding sequence ATGCGTAAAAATTTACGGCTAATTGAGGCTAGAAAGAGAAAAGGATTAACGCAAGAACAATTAGCCAGACAGCTAAACAAAAGAAAAACAACTATTAGCAACTGGGAAAATGGTTATTGCAATCCAACACTATCAGACGCTTTCAAGATCGCAGAATTATTAGATGCAGATGTCAATGATCTTTTTTTCGACGAAAAAAGTCCAAGAAACTCATACATGAATCCGCAATCTTGA
- a CDS encoding ImmA/IrrE family metallo-endopeptidase, with protein MAVQNIVKKLLLKHKTRDPFMIAEAENIIVQEGDLPPITKGMAVKILRRKYIVINHTLHSYEKKYVCAHELGHHLLHDVQNHRFILENTLNPNGKYEREANEFAACLLIDPTIISDDDTIESIAVKANVPVELVKHYKRCI; from the coding sequence GTGGCAGTACAAAATATCGTCAAAAAGTTGTTATTGAAACATAAAACCCGTGATCCGTTTATGATTGCTGAAGCAGAAAACATTATTGTTCAAGAAGGCGATCTTCCACCTATAACAAAAGGTATGGCTGTAAAAATTTTAAGACGAAAATACATTGTTATAAATCATACACTACATAGTTATGAAAAAAAGTACGTATGCGCTCATGAGTTAGGACATCACTTGTTACATGATGTTCAGAATCATCGCTTTATTTTGGAAAATACACTGAATCCAAACGGTAAATACGAGCGGGAGGCAAACGAATTTGCAGCTTGTTTATTAATCGACCCGACGATTATTTCAGATGATGATACGATCGAATCTATTGCGGTTAAAGCGAATGTACCAGTAGAGCTAGTAAAACATTACAAGCGATGTATATAA